In Leishmania braziliensis MHOM/BR/75/M2904 contig, possible fusion of chromosomes 20 and 34, the following proteins share a genomic window:
- a CDS encoding putative calpain-like cysteine peptidase gives MFDEFREDSVEPLPVDASKNPPTPWVNWGPSIAGEATPCFKGGFLYRIIDSKKKLWALYNDTFVYEMHATFIFGTASNMQPITTTSSSVSENGGEVDGKNRVVASVEGNGLTISMVVYPMETIEFARGDKSKYSCHFDGKPLSKEYLQLEMALANAELEENKEKLARYTCIATDPENVLALCKTHQLAFIDPSFPPGQHSLDGDRGLIAPSAWRRPEAYLPLALRRQIRLFRHQVAPSAAQRGELGNSWVMSAMAALAEYPDHIRDMFRHPVNPKETQRDEAAGAYRVWLNKDGLWQSVLIDSYLPVIGKQQRYARSANGPCEMWVSYLEKAYAKRCHGYSNIAGGDPLFAIRDFTGFPTSRLDVRFRECVTDPVKSDMFFLRMVQDYENGYVVLLSTPGNSDPRSAHSAYKENGIFVGYAYVVLDARVIESPISRRKKVQPLRLLRLRNSWEAATKWSGKWSAESPMWQEHPEACEAFPQHNGDGTFIMEWSEVLDIFVGFGVVFNHFGYVDYRIPFEFHGSVPDLCLEIHVTELTTLTLILSQPDNKGTMRESEDYNPIMISIAGTTTTTTSPVFQDSSMRSSGASSHTMMAGSAQLVARHYSILVNSSADAETPSKSFTFLQGRDISAIYTFIPEQSPYLVVPRLLVQQPSRINEVSASSTAALSASNRAVTRPCVLGVLSQLALTLYGQAHVRLRKLPAKSPVFDNYLSFTNNSVEVEKTFYVKCSGASVAERRASELK, from the coding sequence ATGTTTGATGAGTTTCGTGAGGATTCGGTAGAACCGCTACCGGTGGATGCCAGCAAGAACCCACCAACGCCATGGGTGAACTGGGGGCCGTCCATCGCTGGCGAGGCAACGCCGTGCTTCAAGGGTGGTTTTCTCTATCGAATTATCGATTCCAAGAAGAAACTGTGGGCGCTGTATAACGACACGTTTGTCTACGAAATGCACGCCACCTTTATCTTTGGGACTGCGTCGAACATGCagcccatcaccaccacctcatcCTCTGTGTCGGAGAATGGCGGCGAGGTGGATGGCAAGAACCGCGTCGTCGCCAGCGTTGAGGGCAACGGGCTTACAATCTCCATGGTTGTCTATCCGATGGAGACGATCGAGTTTGCCCGGGGCGACAAGTCGAAGTACAGCTGCCACTTCGACGGCAAGCCGCTCTCAAAAGAGTACCTTCAACTCGAAATGGCCTTGGCAAATGCCGAGCTAGAAGAGAACAAAGAGAAACTTGCGAGGTACACCTGCATCGCCACGGATCCTGAGAATGTCCTGGCGCTGTGCAAAACACACCAGTTGGCGTTTATCGACCCCTCCTTCCCGCCTGGTCAGCACTCGCTTGATGGGGATCGAGGCCTGATTGCGCCGAGCGCGTGGAGGCGTCCGGAGGCATATCTGCCTCTCGCCTTGAGGCGTCAAATTCGCCTGTTTCGACATCAGGTGGCCCCCTCTGCCGCACAGCGTGGTGAGTTGGGCAATTCATGGGTGATGAGCGCTATGGCTGCACTGGCGGAATACCCGGACCACATCAGAGATATGTTTCGGCACCCCGTCAACCCCAAAGAGACGCAGCGAGACGAGGCGGCTGGCGCGTACCGGGTTTGGTTGAACAAAGACGGTCTCTGGCAGTCGGTGCTCATCGACAGCTATCTCCCCGTGATAggcaagcagcagcgctacgCACGCAGCGCCAACGGGCCGTGCGAGATGTGGGTGTCGTATCTCGAAAAGGCGTATGCGAAGCGTTGTCACGGCTACAGTAACATCGCCGGTGGCGATCCGCTCTTTGCAATTCGCGACTTTACCGGCTTTCCCACATCGCGGCTGGACGTCCGCTTTCGCGAGTGCGTCACGGACCCGGTGAAGAGCGATATGTTCTTTCTTCGCATGGTACAGGACTACGAGAACGGATATGTTGTGCTGCTGAGTACCCCCGGCAACAGTGACCCACGCTCTGCCCATAGCGCATACAAAGAGAATGGTATTTTTGTGGGCTACGCCTATGTCGTGTTAGACGCTCGCGTGATTGAATCGCCGATATCTCGGCGGAAGAAGGTACaaccgctgcggctgctgcgactgcgcAACTCGTGGGAGGCGGCCACCAAATGGAGTGGCAAGTGGTCTGCCGAGTCGCCGATGTGGCAGGAGCATCCGGAAGCATGTGAGGCGTTTCCGCAGCACAACGGAGATGGAACCTTCATAATGGAGTGGTCTGAGGTGTTGGATATCTTTGTCGGCTTCGGTGTTGTGTTCAACCACTTCGGCTACGTCGACTACCGCATTCCCTTCGAGTTCCATGGCTCCGTGCCGGACTTGTGTCTCGAGATTCACGTGACGGAGCTGACAACGCTGACGCTCATTCTGTCGCAGCCAGACAACAAAGGCACAATGAGGGAGTCGGAGGACTACAACCCCATCATGATTTCCATAgctggcaccaccaccaccaccacgagcCCGGTTTTCCAGGACAGCAGTATGCGTAGTAGCGGGGCCTCAAGTCACACCATGATGGCAGGCAGTGCGCAGCTAGTGGCTCGGCATTACTCTATCCTTGTCAATTCCTCTGCGGACGCCGAGACTCCGTCGAAGAGTTTTACATTCTTGCAAGGCCGCGACATCAGCGCTATATACACGTTCATCCCAGAACAGTCGCCATACCTCGTCGTACCACGTCTACTTGTGCAACAGCCTAGCCGCATCAATGAGGTGAGTGCGTCCAGTACGGCTGCGCTCTCAGCGTCAAACAGAGCTGTGACGCGGCCGTGTGTGCTCGGCGTTCTTTCACAGCTTGCCCTCACCCTCTATGGGCAGGCGCACGTTCGTCTGCGCAAGTTGCCAGCGAAAAGTCCTGTCTTCGATAACTACCTCAGCTTCACCAACAACTCCGTAGAGGTTGAGAAGACTTTCTATGTGAAATGCTCTGGCGCCAGTGTGGCGGAGCGTCGCGCGTCAGAGCTGAAGTAG